Proteins co-encoded in one Malus sylvestris chromosome 9, drMalSylv7.2, whole genome shotgun sequence genomic window:
- the LOC126583067 gene encoding long chain base biosynthesis protein 2a-like: MIAIPYLTALTTYFSYGLLFVFGQVRDFFRKIIDWWSASNLQGYAPICLGLEDFYIRRLYLRIQDCFNRPIASAPDAWFDVVERYSNDYNKTLKLTKKTSRCLNLGSYNYLGFAASDEYCTPRAIETLKKYSPSTCSSRVDGGTTDLHNELEECVANFVGKPAAIVFGMGYVTNSAILPVLMGKGGLIVSDSLNHNSIVNGARGSGARVCVFQHNTPAHLEEVLREKIAEGQPRTRRPWKKIIVIVEGIYSMEGELCKLPEIIAICKKYKAYTYLDEAHSIGAVGKTGRGVCELLGVNTADVDIMMGTFTKSFGSCGGYISGSKELIQYLKYTCPAHLYATSISPPAAQQIICAIKVLLGEDGSNRGAQKLARIRENSNFFRSELQKMGFEVLGDNDSPVMPIMLYNPAKIPAFSRECLKQNVAVVTVAFPATPLLLARARICISASHTREDLIKALEVIGRVGDLVGIKYFPAEPKKAQAEEERLLKLD; the protein is encoded by the exons ATGATTGCTATCCCTTATTTAACCGCGTTAACCACGTACTTCAGCTATGGATTGCTCTTCGTTTTCGGCCAAGTCAGAGATTTCTTCCGCAAAATCATCGACTGGTGGAGTGCTAGCAATTTGCAG GGTTATGCTCCAATCTGTTTAGGACTTGAAGATTTCTATATACGCCGGCTTTATCTTCGAATTCAG GACTGTTTCAATAGGCCTATTGCAAGTGCTCCTGATGCTTGGTTTGATGTGGTTGAACGCTACTCCAATGACTACAACAAAACACTCAA ACTAACCAAAAAAACCAGTAGATGCCTTAACTTGGGATCTTACAATTACCTTGGCTTTGCTGCATCTGATGAGTACTGCACACCTCGCGCTATTGAGACGTTGAAAAAATATTCTCCCAGTACCTGTAGTAGCCGAGTTGATGGCG GCACCACGGATTTGCATAATGAGCTGGAAGAGTGTGTTGCAAATTTTGTTGGGAAACCTGCTGCTATAGTTTTCGGAATGGGTTATGTTACAAACTCTGCTATCCTTCCTGTTCTGATGGGGAAG GGAGGCTTGATTGTTAGTGATTCTTTGAACCACAACTCCATTGTCAATGGCGCAAGAGGATCTGGAGCTAGAGTTTGTGTTTTCCAACACAATA CTCCTGCTCATTTAGAGGAAGTTTTGAGAGAAAAAATCGCAGAGGGTCAGCCTAGGACCCGCAGACCCTGGAAGAAGATAATTGTCATTGTGGAGGGGATATACAGCATGGAAGGGGAGCTTTGCAAACTTCCTGAGATTATAGCAATCTGCAAAAAATATAAG GCATATACATATTTGGATGAGGCCCACAGCATTGGAGCGGTAGGGAAAACTGGAAGAGGTGTTTGTGAGCTCTTAGGAGTCAATACAGCTGATGTAGATATCATGATGGGAacatttacaaaatcatttggaTCATGTGGTGGCTATATTTCAGGATCTAAG GAGCTTATACAATACTTGAAGTACACTTGCCCTGCTCATCTTTATGCAACTTCAATATCACCACCAGCAGCCCAACAAATAATATGCGCCATAAAGGTCCTTCTTGGAGAGGATGGTTCCAATAGAG GTGCCCAAAAACTTGCACGGATACGGGAGAATAGCAACTTTTTCAGGTCAGAACTACAAAAAATGGGTTTTGAGGTTTTGGGGGATAATGACTCTCCGGTAATGCCAATTATGCTTTACAACCCAGCCAAAATTCCTGCCTTCTCACGGGAGTGCCTCAAGCAGAAT GTAGCTGTTGTGACAGTAGCATTTCCAGCAACCCCGCTACTGTTGGCAAGGGCACGTATATGCATATCCGCGTCTCATACAAGGGAAGACTTGATCAAAGCCTTGGAG GTCATTGGCAGAGTTGGCGATCTGGTGGGCATAAAATACTTCCCTGCTGAACCAAAGAAGGCGCAGGCCGAAGAAGAAAGGTTGCTGAAGCTGG
- the LOC126583923 gene encoding uncharacterized protein LOC126583923 produces the protein MAETKDQGELTFPAKRKPDLSCGDQPDCPNKTQKLEVPDHRPLAAEPQTQNPENFHNNSSAGEEKIYKFEASADLEDEDEEEEYDAENDCEKSNGKAEVNPKGKGIMRDDKGKGKLVEEDDDDSDDDSSDGGSEFEDGDSDLSDDPLAEVDLDNILPSRTRRRQVQPGVYIANDIGNEEEDDSDDSDD, from the coding sequence ATGGCTGAGACTAAGGACCAAGGCGAACTCACATTTCCCGCGAAGCGCAAACCCGATCTCAGCTGCGGCGACCAGCCCGACTGCCCCAACAAAACCCAGAAGCTTGAAGTTCCCGATCACCGTCCGTTGGCTGCCGAGCCACAAactcaaaacccagaaaatttcCACAACAATTCCTCCGCTGGCGAAGAGAAAATCTATAAGTTTGAAGCCAGTGCTGACCTCGAAGACGAAGACGAGGAGGAAGAGTACGACGCAGAAAACGACTGTGAAAAGTCTAATGGGAAGGCGGAGGTGAATCCCAAGGGGAAGGGGATTATGAGAGATGACAAGGGCAAAGGGAAACTGGTAGAAGAAGATGACGACGACAGCGACGATGATTCGAGCGACGGCGGAAGCGAATTTGAAGACGGAGACAGTGATTTGTCGGATGATCCTCTTGCGGAGGTCGATTTGGATAACATTCTTCCTTCGAGGACTCGAAGACGGCAGGTGCAGCCAGGGGTTTACATTGCTAATGACATTggaaacgaagaagaagatgacaGTGATGACAGCGATGATTGA
- the LOC126582141 gene encoding protein AUXIN SIGNALING F-BOX 2-like, with protein sequence MNYFPDEVVEHIFESVTSQKDRNAVSLVCKSWFRIERFSRERVFIGNCYAISPERVIERFPGLKSLTLKGKPHFADFNLVPHEWGGFLQPWIEALADGRVGLEELRLKRMVVSDESLELLSRLFPNFKSLVLVSCEGFTTEGLAAIAANCRFLKELDLQENDIDDHRGHWLSCFPESSTSLVSLNFACLKGEINLAALERLVARSPDLKVLRLNRAVPPDTLQKVLTQAPQLVDLGTGSYVLDSDSDTYNKLKATILKCKSIKSLSGFLEVGPRCLPSIYPILENLTSLNLSYASGVHGSELIELIRQCVKLQRLWILDCIGDKGLGVVAKSCKELQELRVFPSDPFAAGHASVTEEGLVAISAGCPKLHSLLYFCQQMTNAALITVAKNCPNFIRFRLCILDPTKPDAVTMQPLDEGFGAIVQACKKIRRLSLSGLLTDQVFLYIGMYAEQLEMLSIAFAGDSDKGMLYVLNGCKKLRKLEIRDSPFGNKALLRDVGKYEAMRSLWMSSCEVTLGGCKALAKKMPRLNVEIINENDQMDLDDEQRVEKMYLYRTLVGKRRDTPEFVWTL encoded by the exons ATGAATTACTTTCCGGACGAGGTAGTAGAGCACATATTCGAGTCGGTGACCTCGCAGAAGGACCGAAACGCGGTGTCGTTGGTGTGCAAATCGTGGTTCAGAATCGAGAGGTTCAGTAGGGAGAGAGTGTTCATCGGGAATTGCTATGCGATTAGTCCGGAGAGAGTGATCGAGAGGTTTCCGGGGCTCAAGTCTCTGACTTTGAAGGGAAAGCCTCACTTCGCCGACTTCAATTTGGTCCCTCATGAGTGGGGCGGCTTTCTGCAACCGTGGATTGAAGCTCTCGCCGATGGCCGGGTTGGCCTGGAGGAGCTCCGGCTCAAGAGGATGGTCGTGTCCGACGAAAGTCTCGAGCTGCTTTCCAGGTTATTCCCCAATTTCAAGTCTTTGGTGCTTGTTAGCTGTGAAGGGTTTACCACCGAAGGCCTTGCTGCTATTGCTGCCAATTGCAG GTTTCTTAAGGAGCTGGATCTGCAGGAAAATGATATCGATGATCATAGAGGCCATTGGCTAAGCTGCTTTCCTGAGAGCAGTACCTCATTAGTTTCCCTGAATTTTGCTTGCCTCAAAGGTGAAATTAATCTAGCGGCTCTGGAGAGACTAGTGGCGAGATCTCCAGACCTCAAAGTATTAAGGTTAAACCGTGCAGTGCCTCCTGACACTCTTCAGAAAGTATTGACGCAAGCGCCTCAACTAGTGGATTTGGGAACCGGGTCTTATGTTCTGGATTCTGATTCTGATACCTACAACAAACTCAAGGCAACTATTCTAAAATGTAAATCAATTAAGAGCTTGTCGGGTTTTTTGGAGGTTGGTCCTCGATGTCTGCCCTCTATTTACCCAATATTGGAAAACCTGACGTCTTTGAACCTCAGCTATGCTTCAGGGGTGCATGGCAGTGAGTTGATAGAGTTAATTCGCCAATGTGTGAAACTTCAGCGATTATGG ATTCTGGATTGTATTGGAGACAAAGGACTAGGAGTTGTCGCCAAATCTTGTAAAGAATTGCAGGAATTGAGAGTTTTTCCTTCTGATCCATTTGCAGCTGGGCATGCTTCTGTAACAGAAGAAGGCCTTGTTGCCATATCTGCTGGTTGCCCAAAGCTTCATTCGTTGCTCTACTTCTGCCAGCAAATGACTAATGCTGCTCTCATAACCGTGGCCAAGAACTGCCCAAACTTTATACGTTTCAGGTTGTGCATCCTTGACCCCACTAAACCTGACGCCGTCACCATGCAGCCTCTGGATGAAGGTTTTGGGGCAATTGTTCAAGCATGCAAGAAAATTAGGCGGTTGTCGCTCAGTGGCCTTTTGACTGACCAGGTTTTTCTGTACATTGGAATGTATGCTGAGCAGCTTGAGATGCTTTCTATTGCATTTGCCGGGGACAGTGACAAAGGTATGCTTTATGTGTTGAATGGATGCAAGAAGCTCCGGAAGCTTGAGATCAGGGACAGCCCCTTCGGAAACAAGGCACTTCTAAGGGACGTGGGAAAGTATGAAGCAATGCGATCCCTTTGGATGTCGTCCTGCGAAGTTACTCTGGGAGGCTGCAAGGCACTAGCAAAGAAGATGCCAAGGCTGAATGTGGAGATTATAAATGAGAATGATCAGATGGACCTTGATGATGAGCAACGAGTGGAGAAGATGTACCTGTACCGCACCCTAGTAGGGAAGAGAAGAGATACACCGGAGTTTGTGTGGACTCTATAG